Proteins found in one Chlamydia pneumoniae TW-183 genomic segment:
- a CDS encoding protein-disulfide reductase DsbD family protein, giving the protein MNKFKTYLQTALIAPFFSFPALSGSFSSIQAEEITQQVNHPGAELLSEGSYIPGLQTFRLGIKITASKGSHIYWKNPGEIGSPLKISWQLPKGFVVEEEHWPTPKVFEEEGTTFFGYEDSALIVADVRAPEGYTPGQEVELRAQVEWLACGDSCLPGNVDLKLTLPYEEKEPSLYPDTHAEFTKTLHAQPRVLENDHSVQVAQGKGNEIILNISKKINATKAWFVSEKADKLFAYAETSYSGGTGTAWRLKVKNLSGVQKNEKLHGILLLADHTGRPVESLTIHSEVLGQTGSAVAGLSQYITILIMAFLGGVLLNIMPCVLPLVTLKVYGLIKSAGEHRSSVIANGLWFTLGVVGCFWGLAGVAFILKVLGHNIGWGFQLQEPMFVATLIIVFFLFALSSLGLFEMGTMFANLGGKLQSSEMKSSNNKAVGAFFNGILATLVTTPCTGPFLGSVLGLVMSLSFLQQLLIFTAIGLGMASPYLVFSVFPKMLSVLPKPGGWMSTFKQLTGFMLLVTVTWLVWIFGSETSTTSVVVLLGGLWLAGLGAWILGRWGTPVSPKKQRVCASLLFFAFLGGAISVSGLASHYFAEPQQTVSVNEDSLWQPFSLEKLAQLRAQGRPVFVNFTAKWCLTCQMNKPVLYGDAVQKMFETHGIVTLEADWTRKDPGITEELARLGRASVPSYVYYPGDNSAPVVLPEKITQNLLEDVVSRFVR; this is encoded by the coding sequence TTGAATAAATTCAAAACATATTTACAAACCGCATTGATAGCACCTTTCTTTTCTTTCCCAGCGTTATCTGGAAGTTTTTCCTCTATCCAGGCGGAAGAAATTACACAACAAGTGAATCATCCAGGTGCAGAACTCCTTTCTGAGGGTAGCTACATCCCTGGACTACAGACATTCCGATTGGGGATCAAGATTACAGCTTCCAAAGGGAGCCATATCTACTGGAAGAATCCCGGAGAAATTGGAAGTCCTCTCAAAATTTCTTGGCAGTTGCCGAAAGGTTTCGTGGTTGAAGAAGAGCATTGGCCTACCCCCAAAGTATTTGAGGAAGAGGGCACTACATTTTTTGGATATGAAGATTCCGCTCTTATTGTCGCAGATGTCCGTGCTCCTGAAGGATACACTCCTGGTCAGGAGGTCGAATTACGAGCTCAGGTCGAATGGCTAGCTTGTGGAGATAGTTGCTTGCCCGGGAACGTCGATCTAAAATTGACACTGCCCTACGAAGAGAAGGAGCCTTCTCTTTATCCTGATACACACGCAGAATTTACTAAAACGCTGCATGCGCAACCTCGTGTTTTAGAAAATGATCACTCTGTTCAAGTGGCGCAAGGAAAAGGAAATGAGATCATTTTAAATATCTCTAAGAAGATCAACGCTACGAAAGCATGGTTTGTTTCTGAAAAAGCCGATAAGCTTTTTGCTTATGCAGAGACCTCTTATAGCGGGGGAACAGGAACTGCATGGAGATTAAAAGTAAAAAATCTCTCCGGAGTTCAGAAGAATGAGAAGCTTCATGGGATACTGCTGTTAGCCGACCACACAGGTCGTCCCGTAGAATCACTCACCATTCATAGTGAAGTTCTTGGTCAAACAGGATCTGCTGTAGCAGGACTGTCACAATATATCACAATTTTGATCATGGCCTTTCTCGGCGGGGTCTTGTTGAATATTATGCCTTGTGTGCTTCCTTTAGTGACCCTGAAGGTCTACGGTTTAATAAAATCTGCTGGAGAGCACCGCTCTTCTGTAATTGCCAATGGCTTATGGTTTACTTTAGGGGTTGTAGGATGTTTCTGGGGATTGGCAGGTGTTGCCTTTATACTTAAGGTTTTAGGTCACAATATCGGCTGGGGCTTCCAACTCCAAGAGCCTATGTTTGTTGCCACATTGATCATAGTATTCTTCTTATTTGCTTTAAGTTCTCTAGGGCTTTTTGAAATGGGGACCATGTTTGCAAACCTAGGAGGGAAGTTACAATCTTCAGAGATGAAGAGCTCTAATAATAAAGCTGTAGGGGCCTTTTTTAATGGTATTTTAGCTACGCTAGTCACGACTCCTTGTACAGGACCCTTCTTAGGTTCCGTATTGGGATTAGTCATGTCTTTATCTTTCCTGCAGCAGCTCTTGATTTTTACTGCGATAGGCCTGGGGATGGCTTCACCTTACCTAGTCTTTTCTGTATTTCCAAAAATGTTGTCCGTACTTCCTAAGCCTGGGGGATGGATGAGCACCTTCAAACAGCTAACAGGATTTATGTTGTTAGTAACGGTAACTTGGTTGGTATGGATTTTTGGTTCTGAAACAAGTACAACTTCTGTTGTTGTTCTCCTTGGAGGACTGTGGCTTGCAGGATTAGGAGCTTGGATTTTAGGACGTTGGGGAACCCCCGTCTCTCCTAAAAAACAACGTGTTTGTGCTTCTTTATTGTTCTTTGCATTCCTAGGTGGAGCCATCTCTGTAAGTGGTTTAGCTTCTCATTACTTTGCTGAACCTCAGCAGACAGTCAGTGTGAACGAAGATAGTTTATGGCAGCCTTTTTCCTTAGAGAAGCTTGCCCAATTGCGAGCCCAAGGTCGTCCTGTTTTTGTGAACTTCACGGCTAAGTGGTGCTTGACTTGTCAGATGAACAAGCCTGTTTTGTATGGTGATGCTGTGCAAAAGATGTTCGAAACTCATGGAATTGTGACTTTAGAGGCAGATTGGACCCGTAAGGATCCAGGGATTACAGAGGAGCTTGCTCGGTTAGGTCGCGCAAGTGTCCCTTCGTATGTCTACTATCCTGGAGATAACTCTGCACCTGTCGTACTTCCAGAAAAGATTACACAAAATCTTTTAGAAGACGTCGTAAGTCGATTTGTAAGGTAG
- a CDS encoding MotA/TolQ/ExbB proton channel family protein, producing the protein MVHFSHNPIIQAYTEADFFGKSIFFCLLILSVCTWTVLHQKLAIQKNFLKAGKSLKDFLIKNRHAPLSLDIHPELSPFADLYFTIKRGTLELLDKNRQSAPDRGPILSSEDIQSLETLLGAIMPKYKALLHKNSFIPATTISLAPFLGLLGTVWGILVAFTHISSGSSGNSAIMEGLATALGTTIIGLFVAIPSLIAFNYLKAHSSELISEIEQTAYLLLNSIEVKYRNTNL; encoded by the coding sequence ATGGTACACTTCTCTCATAACCCCATCATTCAGGCCTACACGGAAGCAGATTTTTTTGGTAAAAGTATATTCTTTTGTCTTCTTATTCTTTCTGTGTGTACTTGGACAGTACTACATCAAAAGCTTGCCATTCAAAAAAATTTTTTAAAAGCAGGAAAGTCTCTTAAAGATTTCTTAATTAAAAACCGTCACGCACCTCTGTCTCTGGATATCCATCCAGAGCTCAGCCCCTTTGCGGACTTGTATTTTACTATAAAACGGGGAACTTTGGAGCTCTTAGATAAAAATCGGCAATCGGCTCCAGATCGAGGTCCCATCCTTTCTTCTGAAGATATCCAATCTTTGGAGACGCTCCTGGGAGCCATCATGCCGAAATATAAAGCTCTTTTACATAAAAACAGCTTTATTCCGGCGACAACGATCAGCTTAGCTCCTTTTCTAGGACTTTTAGGTACAGTATGGGGAATTTTAGTCGCTTTTACCCACATTAGCTCGGGAAGCAGTGGAAACTCAGCCATTATGGAAGGACTCGCCACAGCCCTGGGAACGACGATTATAGGACTCTTTGTTGCTATACCCTCACTGATCGCTTTTAACTATCTTAAAGCACATTCTTCGGAATTGATTTCTGAGATAGAGCAGACAGCATATTTACTACTGAATTCTATAGAAGTCAAATACCGCAATACAAACTTATGA
- a CDS encoding ExbD/TolR family protein, translating to MKYRFTEEIEEEPLVNLTPLIDIVFVILMAFIVAVPLIKLDSIALAPGTQEQEVLSSENDSIAVIKVFADHSLTLNEHPITLQELTVRLTLLHKAYPEKTPLLLQDGETSFRTYQNVKNAIEAAGFHELHVALQN from the coding sequence ATGAAATACCGCTTCACGGAAGAAATAGAAGAAGAGCCCCTGGTGAACTTAACGCCGTTGATTGATATTGTCTTTGTCATTTTAATGGCATTTATCGTTGCTGTTCCCTTAATAAAACTGGATTCTATAGCTCTTGCTCCTGGCACACAAGAGCAAGAAGTGCTGAGCAGCGAAAACGATTCTATAGCGGTAATTAAAGTATTTGCGGACCATTCGTTAACTTTGAACGAGCATCCGATCACACTACAAGAGCTCACTGTTCGCCTTACCCTCCTCCATAAAGCCTATCCTGAAAAGACCCCCCTATTACTACAAGATGGAGAAACCTCCTTTCGGACATATCAAAACGTAAAGAATGCTATAGAAGCTGCGGGGTTTCACGAACTTCACGTAGCCCTACAGAATTGA
- a CDS encoding LysM peptidoglycan-binding domain-containing protein — MHAKLSFFILLSLLFSGIDCSRLHAAGRSPSLQGVLAEIEDISAKLASHEVEIVMLSERLDEQDSKCQKWTAAKPETLAQKIRELESDQKALAKTLAVLTTSVKDLQTNLQSKLQEIQKDHRALAQDLRLVRRSLLALVDSSSPGAYADFSDPVPENIYIVREGDSLSKIAKKYKLSVTELKKINKLDSDAIYAGQRLCLQRNKQ, encoded by the coding sequence ATGCACGCTAAGCTAAGCTTTTTTATTCTTCTAAGTCTGTTATTTTCAGGAATAGATTGCAGTCGTTTGCATGCTGCTGGAAGGTCTCCTTCTCTACAAGGAGTCCTTGCAGAAATCGAAGATATCTCGGCAAAATTAGCCTCTCACGAAGTGGAGATTGTCATGTTGTCAGAGCGCTTGGATGAACAAGACTCTAAATGCCAAAAATGGACAGCAGCAAAACCAGAAACCCTGGCTCAAAAAATCCGCGAGCTAGAGTCCGATCAAAAGGCGCTTGCGAAAACATTAGCTGTACTAACAACTTCTGTTAAAGACTTACAGACGAACTTACAAAGTAAACTACAAGAAATTCAAAAAGATCACCGAGCTTTAGCTCAGGATTTGCGTCTAGTACGACGTTCTTTACTTGCTTTAGTAGACAGCTCTTCTCCTGGAGCCTATGCTGACTTCTCGGATCCTGTTCCTGAGAATATTTATATAGTACGTGAAGGTGATAGTCTTAGTAAAATTGCTAAAAAATATAAACTTTCAGTAACTGAATTAAAGAAAATTAATAAATTAGATTCCGATGCTATCTATGCTGGGCAACGACTTTGTTTACAAAGAAATAAGCAATAA
- a CDS encoding succinate dehydrogenase cytochrome b558 subunit produces MSRHEICPEVSHKKGKYYSTFIFRCIHSLAGIAFTFFLCEHLFTNMLASSYFSQGKGFVAMVNGFHKIPGLKIIEVAGLVLPFLCHAIIGIVYLFQGKSNCYSGDGSRPHLRYAKNYSYTWQRWTAWILLFGIAFHVVHLRFIRYPVHVDIHGTTYYAVDIQPSRYDVIVRGTKGFLTLNLPNTEASSIEVSRHDLGGADAALLSERNSYLLTPSAGTAFLYVVRDALGSLFIALLYTILVIAAAFHGFNGLWTFCCRWGVVVSLRMQGVLRIVCYLAMTVVTFMGVSAVWNLYSVA; encoded by the coding sequence ATGTCACGACATGAAATCTGCCCAGAAGTGTCACACAAGAAAGGCAAGTATTATAGCACCTTTATCTTCCGTTGTATTCACTCCTTAGCGGGTATAGCGTTTACTTTTTTCCTATGTGAACACCTATTTACGAACATGCTAGCTTCTTCTTACTTTTCCCAGGGGAAGGGTTTCGTTGCTATGGTCAATGGTTTTCATAAGATCCCAGGGCTGAAAATTATTGAAGTGGCGGGTTTAGTCCTTCCTTTTCTCTGTCATGCGATTATCGGCATCGTATATCTCTTTCAAGGAAAAAGTAATTGTTATTCTGGTGACGGAAGTCGACCTCATTTGCGTTATGCTAAAAATTATAGCTATACGTGGCAAAGGTGGACTGCCTGGATTTTACTCTTTGGAATTGCTTTCCACGTTGTGCATTTGCGTTTTATCCGTTATCCAGTCCATGTTGATATCCATGGAACTACCTATTATGCTGTAGACATTCAACCTTCTCGCTATGACGTGATTGTTAGAGGGACTAAAGGCTTTTTAACTTTGAATCTTCCCAATACAGAAGCTTCGAGTATCGAGGTGTCTCGTCATGATTTAGGTGGTGCTGATGCTGCGTTATTGTCGGAGAGGAACTCCTATTTATTGACTCCAAGTGCAGGTACCGCATTTCTTTATGTAGTTCGTGATGCCTTGGGATCACTATTCATAGCTCTTCTCTATACTATTTTGGTCATTGCTGCAGCATTTCATGGGTTTAATGGGTTGTGGACCTTTTGTTGTCGTTGGGGTGTCGTTGTTTCTCTGAGGATGCAAGGGGTATTGAGGATAGTATGTTACCTCGCTATGACTGTTGTGACTTTCATGGGAGTGAGTGCGGTTTGGAATTTGTATAGTGTGGCATAG
- a CDS encoding inclusion-associated protein — translation MMKYLPYIAITACIHGGILLLVFASPLPKKRLQPKAFQEKLVTIQPKPPVPTPSVVVDPAKTIRPSVATQPQKQAKCSPPQENVQKALQKPIPKVIKTEPPKPSPAPTVAKKTTATEKPPPSTTKKNTQLSKTQLQTLSEVAQALSLHVDKIEKSETSLKNISWPSTAQLTMHSELKATQEDELCELFRTHIALPSKGYVRIKLVLSPNGEIQECSFLSEVSAADKQLLTQRIQALPFQKFLEKYKVSKNISFHIKLVSNES, via the coding sequence ATGATGAAGTATCTTCCCTATATAGCAATCACGGCATGTATTCATGGGGGGATTCTTCTCCTTGTCTTTGCTTCTCCTCTTCCTAAAAAACGTTTACAACCCAAAGCCTTTCAAGAAAAACTCGTCACTATCCAACCGAAACCTCCTGTCCCTACTCCCTCAGTAGTTGTAGATCCAGCTAAAACGATACGCCCCTCTGTAGCTACGCAGCCACAAAAACAAGCTAAATGCAGCCCTCCTCAAGAGAACGTCCAGAAGGCTCTACAAAAACCCATTCCAAAAGTTATAAAAACAGAACCTCCTAAACCATCACCAGCCCCTACTGTAGCAAAAAAAACGACCGCAACTGAGAAACCTCCTCCCTCTACAACTAAAAAAAATACACAGTTATCAAAAACCCAACTACAAACACTCTCCGAAGTTGCCCAAGCCCTTTCCCTACATGTAGATAAAATTGAGAAAAGTGAAACTTCTCTCAAAAATATCTCCTGGCCATCTACAGCCCAATTGACCATGCACTCAGAACTTAAAGCAACTCAAGAAGACGAGCTATGTGAGTTATTTCGCACTCACATAGCTCTCCCCTCTAAAGGGTATGTGCGTATTAAATTAGTCCTTTCTCCGAATGGAGAGATTCAAGAATGCAGTTTTCTCTCTGAGGTGAGTGCTGCTGACAAACAGCTGCTCACTCAGAGGATTCAAGCACTCCCATTTCAAAAATTTCTCGAAAAATACAAAGTCTCGAAAAATATATCTTTTCATATTAAACTGGTCAGTAATGAATCCTAA
- a CDS encoding peroxiredoxin → MTLSLVGKEAPDFVAQAVVNGETCTVSLKDYLGKYVVLFFYPKDFTYVCPTELHAFQDALGEFHTRGAEVIGCSVDDIATHQQWLATKKKQGGIEGITYPLLSDEDKVISRSYHVLKPEEELSFRGVFLIDKGGIIRHLVVNDLPLGRSIEEELRTLDALIFFETNGLVCPANWHEGERAMAPNEEGLQNYFGTID, encoded by the coding sequence ATGACACTCTCCCTAGTTGGAAAGGAAGCCCCTGATTTTGTTGCGCAAGCTGTTGTTAATGGCGAAACGTGTACCGTATCTTTAAAAGATTATTTAGGAAAGTATGTTGTGCTTTTCTTCTATCCTAAAGATTTTACTTACGTGTGTCCTACGGAATTGCACGCATTTCAAGATGCTTTAGGAGAATTCCACACCCGAGGAGCTGAAGTCATAGGCTGTTCCGTGGATGACATTGCCACCCATCAACAGTGGTTAGCTACTAAGAAAAAGCAAGGTGGTATCGAAGGTATTACCTATCCTCTTCTCTCAGACGAAGATAAAGTCATTTCAAGAAGTTATCATGTGTTAAAACCCGAAGAAGAATTATCTTTCAGAGGAGTTTTCCTGATTGATAAAGGTGGAATCATCCGTCATCTTGTAGTGAATGATCTTCCTCTAGGCCGTTCTATAGAAGAAGAACTTAGAACCCTAGATGCTTTAATCTTCTTTGAAACTAATGGCTTAGTCTGTCCTGCAAATTGGCATGAAGGAGAGCGAGCGATGGCTCCAAATGAAGAAGGACTGCAAAATTATTTCGGGACTATAGACTAG
- a CDS encoding TatD family hydrolase: MDLADAHVHLSDDAFEEDINSVLQRAQDSGVSLVVNVTTTEKELNRSFAYAERFPKIRFCHVGGTPPQDVDQDIEEDYRNFHAAAHSKKLAAIGEVGLDYCFATEEGIARQKEVLQRYLALSLECELPLVVHCRGAFNDFFRMLDQYYHNDPRSRPGMLHCFTGTLEEAQELISRGWFISISGIVTFKNAQDLRDLVVELPLEHLLIETDAPFLAPVPYRGKKNEPAHVLHTINAVANVKGMFPQELAALAYKNVLRFLHG, translated from the coding sequence GTGGATTTGGCTGATGCTCATGTTCATCTTTCTGATGATGCTTTTGAAGAAGATATTAACAGCGTATTACAGCGCGCTCAAGATTCTGGAGTGTCACTAGTTGTTAATGTAACCACAACAGAAAAGGAATTAAATCGCTCGTTTGCGTATGCCGAACGTTTTCCTAAAATTCGATTTTGCCATGTTGGAGGGACTCCCCCTCAAGATGTAGATCAGGATATCGAAGAAGACTACAGGAATTTTCATGCTGCAGCACATAGTAAGAAACTCGCCGCAATCGGAGAGGTCGGTTTAGATTATTGCTTTGCCACGGAAGAGGGAATAGCAAGGCAGAAAGAGGTTCTCCAACGCTATTTGGCTTTATCTTTAGAATGCGAACTCCCACTTGTAGTGCATTGTCGAGGTGCTTTTAACGATTTTTTCCGTATGCTAGACCAATACTACCATAACGATCCACGTTCACGTCCAGGGATGCTGCATTGCTTTACAGGAACCTTGGAAGAAGCTCAGGAACTGATCTCTCGGGGATGGTTTATTTCTATAAGTGGGATCGTGACTTTTAAAAATGCTCAAGATTTGCGAGATCTGGTTGTAGAACTTCCTCTTGAGCATCTTTTAATAGAGACGGATGCGCCTTTTCTGGCTCCTGTACCTTATCGGGGAAAGAAAAATGAGCCTGCACATGTGCTCCATACGATCAACGCCGTTGCCAATGTAAAAGGGATGTTCCCACAAGAGCTTGCAGCTCTTGCTTACAAGAACGTCTTACGCTTTCTGCACGGTTAA
- the tolB gene encoding Tol-Pal system protein TolB has product MLRQLCFQVFFFCFASLVYAEELEVVVRSEHITLPIEVSCQTDTKDPKIQKYLSSLTEIFCKDIALGDCLQPTAASKESSSPLAISLRLHVPQLSVVLLQSSKTPQTLCSFTISQNLSVDRQKIHHAADTVHYALTGIPGISAGKIVFALSSLGKDQKLKQGELWTTDYDGKNLAPLTTECSLSITPKWVGVGSNFPYLYVSYKYGVPKIFLGSLENTEGKKVLPLKGNQLMPTFSPRKKLLAFVADTYGNPDLFIQPFSLTSGPMGRPRRLLNENFGTQGNPSFNPEGSQLVFISNKDGRPRLYIMSLDPEPQAPRLLTKKYRNSSCPAWSPDGKKIAFCSVIKGVRQICIYDLSSGEDYQLTTSPTNKESPSWAIDSRHLVFSAGNAEESELYLISLVTKKTNKIAIGVGEKRFPSWGAFPQQPIKRTL; this is encoded by the coding sequence ATGTTACGGCAACTATGCTTCCAAGTTTTTTTCTTTTGCTTCGCATCGCTAGTCTATGCTGAAGAATTAGAAGTTGTTGTCCGTTCCGAACATATCACGCTCCCTATTGAGGTCTCTTGCCAGACCGATACGAAAGATCCAAAAATACAGAAATACCTCAGCTCGCTAACGGAGATATTTTGCAAGGACATTGCCCTAGGAGACTGTCTACAACCCACAGCGGCTTCTAAAGAATCGTCATCTCCTTTAGCAATATCTTTACGGTTGCATGTACCTCAGCTATCTGTAGTGCTTTTACAGTCTTCAAAAACTCCTCAAACCTTATGTTCTTTTACTATTTCTCAAAATCTTTCTGTAGATCGTCAAAAAATCCATCACGCTGCTGATACAGTTCATTACGCCCTCACAGGGATTCCTGGAATCAGTGCTGGGAAAATTGTTTTTGCTCTAAGTTCTTTAGGAAAAGATCAAAAGCTCAAGCAAGGAGAATTATGGACTACAGATTACGATGGGAAAAACCTCGCCCCTTTAACCACAGAATGTTCGCTCTCTATAACTCCAAAATGGGTGGGTGTGGGATCAAATTTTCCCTATCTCTATGTTTCGTATAAGTATGGTGTGCCTAAAATTTTTCTTGGTTCCCTAGAGAACACTGAAGGTAAAAAAGTCCTTCCGTTAAAAGGCAACCAACTCATGCCTACGTTTTCTCCAAGAAAAAAGCTTTTAGCTTTCGTTGCTGATACGTATGGAAATCCTGATTTATTTATTCAACCGTTCTCACTAACTTCAGGACCTATGGGTCGCCCACGTCGCCTCCTTAATGAGAATTTCGGGACTCAAGGGAATCCCTCCTTCAACCCTGAAGGATCCCAGCTTGTCTTTATATCGAACAAAGACGGCCGTCCGCGTCTTTATATTATGTCCCTCGATCCTGAACCCCAAGCACCTCGCTTGCTGACAAAAAAATACAGAAATAGCAGTTGCCCTGCATGGTCTCCAGATGGTAAAAAAATAGCCTTCTGCTCTGTAATTAAAGGGGTGCGACAAATTTGTATTTACGATCTCTCCTCTGGAGAGGATTACCAACTCACTACGTCTCCCACAAATAAAGAGAGTCCTTCTTGGGCTATAGACAGCCGTCATCTTGTCTTTAGTGCGGGGAATGCTGAAGAATCAGAGTTATATTTAATCAGTCTAGTCACCAAAAAAACTAACAAAATTGCTATAGGAGTAGGAGAAAAACGGTTCCCCTCCTGGGGTGCTTTCCCTCAGCAACCGATAAAGAGAACACTATGA
- a CDS encoding OmpA family protein: MNIHSLWKLCTLLALLALPACSLSPNYGWEDSCNTCHHTRRKKPSSFGFVPLYTEEDFNPNFTFGEYDSKEEKQYKSSQVAAFRNITFATDSYTIKGEENLAILTNLVHYMKKNPKATLYIEGHTDERGAASYNLALGARRANAIKEHLRKQGISADRLSTISYGKEHPLNSGHNELAWQQNRRTEFKIHAR; encoded by the coding sequence ATGAATATACATTCCCTATGGAAACTTTGTACTTTATTGGCTTTACTTGCATTGCCAGCATGTAGCCTTTCCCCTAATTATGGCTGGGAGGATTCCTGTAATACATGCCATCATACAAGACGAAAAAAGCCTTCTTCTTTTGGCTTTGTTCCTCTCTATACCGAAGAGGACTTTAACCCTAATTTTACCTTCGGTGAGTATGATTCCAAAGAAGAAAAACAATACAAGTCAAGCCAAGTTGCAGCATTTCGTAATATCACCTTTGCTACAGACAGCTATACAATTAAAGGTGAAGAGAACCTTGCGATTCTCACGAACTTGGTTCACTACATGAAGAAAAACCCGAAAGCTACACTGTACATTGAAGGGCATACTGACGAGCGTGGAGCTGCATCCTATAACCTTGCTTTAGGAGCACGACGAGCCAATGCGATTAAAGAGCATCTCCGAAAGCAGGGAATCTCTGCAGATCGTCTATCTACTATTTCCTACGGAAAAGAACATCCTTTAAATTCGGGACACAACGAACTAGCATGGCAACAAAATCGCCGTACAGAGTTTAAGATTCATGCACGCTAA
- a CDS encoding molecular chaperone GroEL, translating to MVWVFKSQFEGLSALKRGVHALTKAVTPAFGPRGYNVVIKKGKAPIVLTKNGIRIAKEIILQDAFESLGVKLAKEALLKVVEQTGDGSTTALVVIDALFTQGLKGIAAGLDPQEIKAGILLSVEMVYQQLQRQAIELQSPKDVLHVAMVAANHDVTLGTVVATVISQADLKGVFSSKDSGISKTRGLGKRVKSGYLSPYFVTRPETMDVVWEEALVLILSHSLVSLSEELIRYLELISEQNTHPLVIIAEDFDQNVLRTLILNKLRNGLPVCAVKAPGSRELRQVVLEDLAILTGATLIGQESENCEIPVSLDVLGRVKQVMITKETFTFLEGGGDAEIIQARKQELCLAIARSTSESECQELEERLAIFIGSIPQVQITADTDTEQRERQFQLESALRATKAAMKGGIVPGGGVAFLRAAHAIEVPANLSSGMTFGFETLLQAVRTPLKVLAQNCGRSSEEVIHTILSHENPRFGYNGMTDTFEDLVDAGICDPLIVTTSSLKCAVSVSCLLLTSSFFISSRTKT from the coding sequence GTGGTTTGGGTATTTAAAAGTCAATTTGAGGGACTTTCAGCATTAAAACGAGGAGTGCATGCTCTTACTAAAGCTGTAACCCCAGCATTTGGACCTCGAGGGTATAACGTAGTCATCAAAAAAGGAAAAGCTCCTATTGTCTTAACGAAAAACGGAATTCGGATTGCTAAAGAAATCATACTTCAAGACGCATTCGAATCTCTTGGAGTAAAGCTTGCAAAGGAAGCCTTGCTAAAAGTTGTAGAACAAACTGGAGATGGCTCAACAACAGCCCTTGTTGTTATCGATGCTCTTTTTACTCAGGGTCTAAAAGGCATTGCTGCAGGTCTAGATCCTCAGGAGATCAAAGCAGGCATTCTCTTGTCAGTGGAGATGGTCTACCAGCAATTACAAAGGCAAGCTATAGAGTTACAGTCTCCAAAAGACGTTTTGCATGTCGCTATGGTTGCGGCAAACCATGATGTTACTTTAGGTACCGTGGTAGCAACTGTCATATCCCAAGCCGATCTTAAAGGCGTCTTCTCTAGCAAAGACTCTGGAATTTCCAAAACACGTGGTTTAGGAAAAAGAGTAAAAAGTGGATACCTTTCTCCCTATTTTGTTACGCGTCCAGAGACAATGGATGTTGTGTGGGAAGAAGCTTTAGTGCTCATCCTATCCCATAGCCTAGTGTCTTTAAGTGAAGAACTGATTCGGTATTTAGAACTCATCTCTGAACAGAACACCCACCCCTTAGTGATCATAGCAGAAGATTTTGATCAGAATGTTTTAAGAACTCTGATTTTGAATAAGCTTAGAAACGGTCTTCCTGTTTGTGCTGTGAAGGCTCCAGGATCTAGAGAACTGCGACAAGTCGTTTTGGAAGATCTTGCTATTTTAACGGGAGCTACCCTTATAGGACAAGAATCAGAAAACTGTGAAATACCAGTTTCCTTAGATGTTTTGGGGCGTGTGAAACAGGTCATGATTACTAAAGAAACGTTTACCTTCCTTGAGGGAGGGGGAGATGCTGAGATCATACAAGCTAGGAAACAGGAGCTCTGTTTAGCGATAGCTAGGAGTACCTCAGAGAGTGAGTGTCAGGAATTAGAAGAACGGTTAGCGATCTTTATAGGAAGTATCCCGCAAGTGCAAATTACTGCCGATACGGATACAGAACAAAGGGAACGACAGTTCCAGTTAGAATCTGCCTTACGTGCTACAAAAGCTGCCATGAAAGGTGGGATAGTTCCTGGTGGGGGAGTGGCTTTCTTACGAGCAGCACACGCTATCGAGGTGCCTGCAAACCTATCTTCGGGTATGACTTTTGGTTTTGAGACTCTCCTACAAGCGGTACGAACTCCCTTGAAGGTTTTAGCTCAGAACTGTGGTAGATCTTCAGAAGAAGTCATTCATACCATTCTCTCTCACGAGAACCCTAGATTTGGCTATAATGGCATGACAGATACATTCGAGGATCTTGTAGATGCAGGGATCTGCGATCCCCTCATTGTAACAACCTCTTCATTAAAATGCGCAGTTTCGGTATCATGCCTCTTGCTAACGAGTTCTTTTTTTATCAGCTCAAGGACGAAAACATAA